The genomic stretch CGGCGTCGGCGTCGTAGTCGCTGTTGACGAACTCCACGTACTGGTCGTGCCGAGAGTCCACCGGCAGCGGCGCCGCGCTGCGCGTCGGGATGTCGGGCCGGAATAGCGCCAGACGGGTCCTGCGCGAAAGACTTTGTAGTGACCTTTATGACTTTAAAGGTCATCAATATTTTCGACCATAGCTCGTGACAACGTCGTGTTCCCGTAGGACACGTTTCATTGTAGCTCGTTTTGCACGCACCTTGGGTTCTCGGCGCCCTCCGTGTTGTCATTGCTAATCCACTGGCTTCGGTCGGGTGACAGCCTCCCAGTTGTGTAGTTGAAGGGTGTCGAACGAATTTCGAAGTGCAAATGCGCACCGATCATTCGGAATCTAGAAAgatgtcattttaatattaacaattattaagatttaaattgaattcaaaGTTATATCGGATCAAAATGTATTGTTTAGATATACGAGAAGTAACAGTTAATTCCtggtttctttatatttttccaaaatctACACGTTATTAAAGTATgtcttatttcttatatatgcACTTACCTGACTCCGGTTAGGACATATCCCGTTGGTGAGTCCAGTTCGTCTAAATCAATAGCTCTCCTCTCGTAAGTCAGTTTGTGGTAGTCTTCTCCTTCCCTTATTCCCGGCTCAGATATGTCGAACTTCTGAAGCGGCACCCAACTACCGGGTGTAATGGTTCCTCTCTCCCCCAAGAAACCCTCGCTTATCTGAAGATGGAATACTCTTCCGTGCTTCACGAGACGTAAGCCAGTAACGACCCTGTTAGTGAAAATATTaatgcataaatatatattaaaagcttGTTATAATGTAGAATGGCCACCCGCACACCCATGCTTTTAGCACAATAAGCTAATATCTACCATGAGGTTGAAATGTTTTAACAAGAGCCCAAAATAAAGGAGTCGGAAGTCTACGATTAGTTAGCTAATACATGTAAGGTTATGTGCTCCCGATATATAATGTGTCGCCGTCAGTTATTACTGACTTGTTCCTCTGAATCTCAGCCAACGCTTCTCGCAAGCTGAAGGTTCGTTCAGACGACCGGATATCGTCTTCGCAAAGGCAAAAGCAGTACGAGCAATGTAGAAGATTCCACTTCCACCAGGAGTCGACCTTTGGAGATAAATTGTGATTAGATAAACATTATCGTTGTCTCTTTAAACAGCAAGTGTATCCCTAATAGTGTGCGGGTGTCCCAAATTTTAGGGACTAACTTGTTGTTCTTAACGTCAGACGTGCTATCCCAAAGACTGAAATAACGGTGGGAGTCTTGGCTGGTTTCGTCGCAGAGGCACATGCAGTAGGAGCAATGCCAAAACAACCAACGCCACCAAGAATCGACCTGGACAGAAATCTCTTTAGAAAACATCCACTTCGCTTCACGATCTATTTTGACAACGTCTCATTGTTTCAGCGAAGTTTAAATAAGCTATTTCTTAAGGATGAAAGCGATTTGAATGATGCTTTAGTTAACAGTTAGAGTATACCTTTGTCGTCCCTCGCGTGCAAGTACCAGCATGTCCGAATGTCCTACCGTTTTCGTATTCGATCCATTCGTACCGACGTGGGCTGTTTCTACCCTGTaatacatgtatacatacatattattgatatttgcaATACGCCGATGTTAAGACTAATATAGTGTTGCTACTCACGGCCGGGCAGACCCACATATCGGAGTCGATGTACTGGCAGTCGATGATTCTTCCCTTGCACGATTGTCTTTCACAATATTCGCCTTCGATGCAGCCGTGTCTCTCGGTGAGCGTGTAATACGCGCAGTTCTCCTTGCAGGTCTTTTCACTGTTCAAGTTCACTTCGTTTTCTATGTAGCCTTGGAGCAGTTTGGTGACTTCCTCGTATGTTTCTCCTGAAAATTGTGGAAATATTTGCTGATATATTGAACTTTTACCCATATGTTGTAATATGGTGAATCTTAAAGACAATCACTTCCTCAATTGTTTGCAGCTAACTTCCAATGTTCAGAGTTTTATGGGGGACAATTATCGAAAGTGACTTTTCCCTGTATTTTCTTGgctatattttctttaaaatgccTGTTTCATACAGCCCGTCGTATTAGTTGACGATCGCTTGTAATGAGTTCATTAATAAGcccaaaaataatcattataatcttTTGTTCCTTTGTTAACGCGATCACATGTAATGACGTTTATTCTTGAACGCAATAATGTATGAAGTGTAAACGAGATACTGTTACCTAGTTTGTGTTCTTTCGGATCACATCTATACAGATCCCGCTTTGCCATCGCCAGTGTGGATTTGGCAGCGGTCGCAATACGCGATGTCCTTTCGGCGTATCTCACCCGCGTCAGATTCGCTTCCTGCGTAAAGTTTCCTGGaatgtttgattatttattacaatatttttcattatatttgtacataaaattatatagaccTAATTCATTTTGGTTTAGAACGAAATATACTTTCTAATATATCTATCttgttttcttaaatatagATACTATAAAATTGTGATTTGTTAACAATGTCGTCTTCTTCTATCGAATGCCAAATCAATGAagacagaaagagataaattcattttaacttATCAATCTCTAtcgaatgtttttaaatgaatgtttaataataaggaAGGTTGatcataataaatgtttattatctataatattatttaaacgacCGTTTTTAATTCGGGTCAAATCTTGCAAAACATGACCCAAActcatttcatataaattaagttaGTACGTGTTGTTTTTCT from Vanessa cardui chromosome 12, ilVanCard2.1, whole genome shotgun sequence encodes the following:
- the LOC124534258 gene encoding uncharacterized protein LOC124534258 isoform X1, which codes for MTARVCAILLLAAFAITHALVDEAVDVIRLGIDVGEEVLNSWDVISKPFNASGGVELPVIRRRERQVLARLAQVTRAINRLELNIDKNGAVLMLLAKHIGRGNSLELKLHEMSDLLSRVASADQKMREYTRNQRELERRTLEDFAEWCVSHDSSALPGLMERVYAIIVPPHKHLLGQSILQIILEDLQEEQLCDMQMSPHQLIYDMYNTISLTEIKGYAMMQFSWMLLRIYGKGNFTQEANLTRVRYAERTSRIATAAKSTLAMAKRDLYRCDPKEHKLGETYEEVTKLLQGYIENEVNLNSEKTCKENCAYYTLTERHGCIEGEYCERQSCKGRIIDCQYIDSDMWVCPAGRNSPRRYEWIEYENGRTFGHAGTCTRGTTKVDSWWRWLFWHCSYCMCLCDETSQDSHRYFSLWDSTSDVKNNKVVTGLRLVKHGRVFHLQISEGFLGERGTITPGSWVPLQKFDISEPGIREGEDYHKLTYERRAIDLDELDSPTGYVLTGVRFRMIGAHLHFEIRSTPFNYTTGRLSPDRSQWISNDNTEGAENPRTRLALFRPDIPTRSAAPLPVDSRHDQYVEFVNSDYDADAAQSTVPFVDVQPLEPMRGAALLSGAGIIHRGARGYGGFVAPKLFTYDYSRHVRAQPPPENIQEEESPDVNLPLNNF
- the LOC124534258 gene encoding uncharacterized protein LOC124534258 isoform X3; translated protein: MKYAALFALLAVASAGDPTAVDNLRNTFYEVEKVLWKNVTSAEWSAAGVSGDVELTKAFVAFDEKIQTVPPPPRGPHDTWLWAKATEKMRVIEGYYKNFLSFIRRQSQPGAVPAPVREWLDLAEGILMDPKSSVAQAVRKIHDLLEYGDMFRGILQEEQLCDMQMSPHQLIYDMYNTISLTEIKGYAMMQFSWMLLRIYGKGNFTQEANLTRVRYAERTSRIATAAKSTLAMAKRDLYRCDPKEHKLGETYEEVTKLLQGYIENEVNLNSEKTCKENCAYYTLTERHGCIEGEYCERQSCKGRIIDCQYIDSDMWVCPAGRNSPRRYEWIEYENGRTFGHAGTCTRGTTKVDSWWRWLFWHCSYCMCLCDETSQDSHRYFSLWDSTSDVKNNKVVTGLRLVKHGRVFHLQISEGFLGERGTITPGSWVPLQKFDISEPGIREGEDYHKLTYERRAIDLDELDSPTGYVLTGVRFRMIGAHLHFEIRSTPFNYTTGRLSPDRSQWISNDNTEGAENPRTRLALFRPDIPTRSAAPLPVDSRHDQYVEFVNSDYDADAAQSTVPFVDVQPLEPMRGAALLSGAGIIHRGARGYGGFVAPKLFTYDYSRHVRAQPPPENIQEEESPDVNLPLNNF
- the LOC124534258 gene encoding uncharacterized protein LOC124534258 isoform X2, producing MTARVCAILLLAAFAITHALVDEAVDVIRLGIDVGEEVLNSWDVISKPFNASGGVELPVIRRRERQVLARLAQVTRAINRLELNIDKNGAVLMLLAKHIGRGNSLELKLHEMSDLLSRVASADQKMREYTRNQRELERRTLEDFAEWCVSHDSSALPGLMERVYAIIVPPHKHLLGQSILQIILEDLQEEQLCDMQMSPHQLIYDMYNTISLTEIKGYAMMQFSWMLLRIYGKGNFTQEANLTRVRYAERTSRIATAAKSTLAMAKRDLYRCDPKEHKLGETYEEVTKLLQGYIENEVNLNSEKTCKENCAYYTLTERHGCIEGEYCERQSCKGRIIDCQYIDSDMWVCPAGRNSPRRYEWIEYENGRTFGHAGTCTRGTTKVDSWWKWNLLHCSYCFCLCEDDIRSSERTFSLREALAEIQRNKVVTGLRLVKHGRVFHLQISEGFLGERGTITPGSWVPLQKFDISEPGIREGEDYHKLTYERRAIDLDELDSPTGYVLTGVRFRMIGAHLHFEIRSTPFNYTTGRLSPDRSQWISNDNTEGAENPRTRLALFRPDIPTRSAAPLPVDSRHDQYVEFVNSDYDADAAQSTVPFVDVQPLEPMRGAALLSGAGIIHRGARGYGGFVAPKLFTYDYSRHVRAQPPPENIQEEESPDVNLPLNNF